The genomic segment aggcattaaaaaaaattaaaataaattaaaataacctGTTTTATataagcagcaaaagaaaatctTAACCAAAAGTCCTTGTGGGAAAATACCCGAAGATTATACTGGCCCACCGTTATTAGTAGAgcatgcactttaaaaaaaaaaaaaaaaaaaagactattttaaaataatctccatgtccaaggtggggctcaaacttacaaccccaagatcaaaagtcacacattctactgactgaaccaaccagatAACACTCCTACCTAGAGCATGCAGTTTTAAAGTCATTTCAAGAACTGGAAATGACATTTATAGTAATCCATCCATACTCCTTTCCTCAAGACTAGTATTTTTTGGATGACTGGTGGCGCTGTTAGATGGTATCAAAACAGTTTAATGTCCTACATAAAAATTTAACTATAACTTTGGCCTAATTCAAATTACCCTTCTAAGCAATCTTTTTTATATTTGGCTTTTATGACAGACACATGCAAAGCACAATTAAAGTATTAAAGTATTAGTTTGTCCACcatatgttgtattttcagtagttatattttggacatttataagcttttttttaatgaaaatgtcttaagtaaatgaaaatgtctttatttcttcaagACAGACTTTAGACctatgcaaatttttttaaattccaaaagtaaaaatgttcatttcaaaGTAATTAAAGTATCATATATACTTTGTGTACTTTCTGAGGTAAATTGTTCTTGATTTCCCATGCCTGTGCTACATGTGCATGTAGCAGACTTTTGACCATTCAAGTACAGAAAATGTTGGTTCAATCATACAAATCTAGCCTATTAGCTATAACTTGGATATGTGATGttgaaaatcagtaaaaatggaggaaaaataattttcccattaTCTGTTACTCTTTTCCACTTCTACTTTTACAGACCGATTTCTGGCTGtcacttatttcatttcttaatttaacCAGCCTTGAATCAGCCTTATGTTTTTTATCTCATTAACCACACTATTTAAAACGTAACCTGACCtcaccaaacaaaaaataaaacagaaaataaataaaataaaacgtaaCCTAAATTTAAACAGAACAGGCTTTcttaaactgtgtgtgtgttccatggggaaaaaaacagaagtgagAAGAGTCTATAATAGTCAAATTAAGTTAAAAGATTCCAAGAAATCACATAGGAATAAACCCTAAGTCCTATTTTATATATCCCAAACTTGTGGTCTTTGAACATGCAATCTGTTTTAATATGTTTgagaaatatacacacatgtacatgtatatagtCCAGATATGAAGTAAACCCAAGTGATGCTATAACCAACTGCAGACATAAAAACAATCATGAATAGGAATCAGACTTCCTCTCATGTAATACCAGATGAGCTGTAAGTGCCCCCTGCCCCTTTACATTCTGTATAAGGAGAGAACGAATGGGTCAGGAGCAGCTAATTATAATTTATCTCAACACTGGTTTCCAGCTCACAGCATGGTAAGCTTACTTCATTTGCTTACTCTAATTTCaagaaatcaaagcaaaaaatGGTGCACTAAAAAGTATATCTCATATGCTTATATACTCATATATCTCACAGTGATACCATGCTGAAGTTTGTCACATGGATAGTATGAATCAAATTTTGACAcacaaacttttttcttctttttgagtaAAATGTCTGTTACAAGCAGCGTGTGTTTTTCCCAAAACCAGCCACAAAAAGGTAACTGATTATAATTAGTTCTCAAAACTTCAGAAACAGCACAAAAGGCAATTTTTAAAGGAAGTATTACAGCTAATAGTAAAACATTCTTTCATCAATAGTACTATTTGTTGCAGTGAGAAAAGATTGAAAAGCCctcataatattctattttacatCCCCCCATTTCTCccatacacataaacatatagaCATCCATATTATAAAACCTAATGATctcacatatattaaaaaaggcTCCATAAAGGTTGGAAAAGCTAAAGCTAAAGAAACAAATGGcatatgtcaaataaaaaactggCACGTGTTaagactttaaagaaattatagaaaaagatttcagttaaatatctttaaattgtAACAAGAAAACCAATGAAAACACAGCTCTAGTAGATAACTAAAAATTATGGTGAATATATCTTTTGCTTCGATATTTGACTCTAAAATGTGGCCATAAGCAAGacttacatatataaatttcttTAACGAACAGCTTAACTGCAGAAGCCCAAACACATTTTAGATTTCTCTTAACCTTGTTTTTCTTCAGCTGTGCTCTGTGGACCCAGGAGGGCAAGTAGATCTATAGaagcatatttttaagttttaatttcaatGGTAATTTCAACTATTAAAAGTTCAGTGccctcccccaaaaaaaaagttcagtgcCAATAAAAAGATCACTAGATATCCTACCTCGGTTAAGTAATGAAATGGAAGTTGCAATACGTTCATTCCACTGGCAACACCCAAGAACTGACAACCTAAAGTGAAAGTACTAAGCAGTGTTCAGACCAGTCCAGAAGCATTCTCAGGAGTCCATAGGTTTTCATTGTTGAGAAATATTGCTCTTAACTTTTGTAAGTAGGCTTTTAGTTAGAAATTGAAACTCAAAACCCTGTGAAAAGTCTAACTTCTATAacatatttaactttaattactttattattaacccccctttaaaaaaaacccaggacctctttataaaaaagtatcaaatttatttcagtatctagtttcacttttaaattaaagCTGGTGGacaattttttgtaatttaaaattcattatcaGAGGtgaggaaaatattaataagctATTATATACTGAcagcaaataaaattattagacaCGCATTTATAAAAGCCATGTTTAATAGTAAAAAGTTCCAGTTATACTACTTAGCTGAAGGAAATATCCTTTAgctctttatttctaattttaacacATTCTCATTTTGACACAATTTGCCTTTTTCACCCAATTACTAGTATGATGAACGAaatttttccaaatgttaaaCTTTTACCACTTATGCAATAGGACTTAACTATTACTTTTTTAGAATTCCTTACGAGAAGTCTGAAATTTTAATTGCCACCATGAACGTGCTTGATCATAGAATATCATtattagataaattaaaatgaagactggaataaaaacacaaaagtggCATCTATATAATGAACAAATTATGTGGTAAGACATTTTAACTACTTTACATTTCTACATGGCACAATAAAGAATAAACTTGTTCCAAGGAAACACAAAGTTTGGCATTTTTACTGCAAGCTTTAAATCATAGTGTTATTCTACTCAACAAGACATCTCTAAGAAAATGGCAGGTTTACAAGTACAAAAACTGTTCTATCTGGTAGGTGGTATTCTACATAGCCAATACGAGAATTCTTTATAAAacgagatttttaaaaaggcagaatgtCTGATAATTATCTCAAAGGctaatgaaaaaaatgcaaaacatggtCATTGGTTAGTATGTGGCTTTGAGAAAGCCAGAAATTATTCTATTCCAAGAaagaagcaataataataaaagatgtaAATAATATACTACATATACCTTTTTAAGCCAAAGCACACTTTCACCTCAGGACAGTTTTGATTTTTACATTCTCGATTCCCTTTGTCCTGAACAGGACCCTATTCTAAGCCATTATTTGAATAGAGTTCATAATGTATAGGCATTTTTCTCCACAGGCTGTTTTCAATTCAGAATATAAGCTGCAAAGTGGCAAATGACTAAGTCAATTATAACGAATTTATAGCATAATAAATGCCAGTTTACAGTAACTGTCAACAGACTTCTACACCAAAATCTAAAAGTTGCTGCAGTAGAGGTCACAACTAACATGATTCTTACAGGTGCTCCAACTTTGTTTACAACAAATTACTGCcataaaaaccagaaaagaaacctTAGTGGGTCCTTTCAACACTGCATTAATTTTCCAAATTATGTTCTTCTGGTTCTATAGCCTTTTTGTTCATTCCTTCAATCCTTTTTTAGTCGTTTAGCTTTTGCAATATTTTCTTGacgtttttgtttcttcttttgctccttttcccTGGCCTCAATCATCTTGGCCAATTTCCAGGACAGTACTGCACTTGCTAGAAACAATGGAGTAAGGGCCAGGATAACTGTTGTAAGGAAGCCATATGGGTCCTTTGCAGCCCATTCCACAACATACTCAGCCCAAGCCTTTATATCAAACATCTTTGTAGCCGtctttggaaaagagaagagaggggcaACAAGAGAAAAGACTTCGTGATTAATCAAATTTTGAAAGAGTTACATCATACAATTATTTAACTCAGAATTCTGTTATTACTGattagctttttgtttttaaaaaccatcaatTAGTACTATCTTAATATGGACTGTTACCTCCAGTTAAGATGAAACAAACTAGGGTAacacttaaaagattttaaggtATAGAAGTTAAAAGTAAAAACCATCTGGAATCTGTCATAGGGACTATGCATTCTTTGTAGTCAAGACATTTTATTTAGCACAGACTTTTGAAAGAATCTTGTCTTAAGCACTCATTCCAGGAAAAAGCAGAATCCtgttatttttttgacacaga from the Mustela nigripes isolate SB6536 chromosome 12, MUSNIG.SB6536, whole genome shotgun sequence genome contains:
- the SMIM15 gene encoding small integral membrane protein 15, with protein sequence MFDIKAWAEYVVEWAAKDPYGFLTTVILALTPLFLASAVLSWKLAKMIEAREKEQKKKQKRQENIAKAKRLKKD